One segment of Pandoraea pnomenusa DNA contains the following:
- the hslU gene encoding ATP-dependent protease ATPase subunit HslU, which produces MTHMTPSEIVSELDKHIIGQHKAKKAVAVALRNRWRRQQVAEPLRQEITPKNILMIGPTGVGKTEIARRLAKLADAPFIKVEATKFTEVGYVGRDVDSIVRDLAEIAIKQTREAEMKKVRTKAEDRAEDRILDLLLPTGRESSRDIRFGSAAHDTEPSGEDNATRQTFRKRLREGALDDKEIELEVEIPAQGMEIMGPPGMEEMTEQIKGMFANLGNQKKKRQKLKIKDALKILTDEEASKMLNDEEVKQLALRNVEQNGIVFLDEIDKIATRSEVGGGDVSRQGVQRDLLPLVEGTTVSTKFGMIKTDHILFIASGAFHLAKPSDLIPELQGRFPIRVELESLSVEDFEAILTQTDASLVKQYQALLATEDVTLEFAPDGIKRLAEIAFSVNEKTENIGARRLYTVIEKLLEDISYTAGKQANEVVTINAEYVNRFLEEVAQNEDLSRYVL; this is translated from the coding sequence ATGACCCATATGACCCCCTCCGAGATCGTTTCCGAACTCGACAAACACATCATCGGCCAGCACAAGGCCAAGAAGGCTGTCGCGGTGGCGTTGCGCAACCGCTGGCGCCGTCAGCAGGTGGCCGAGCCCCTGCGCCAGGAAATCACGCCGAAGAACATTCTCATGATCGGCCCGACCGGTGTCGGCAAGACCGAGATCGCCCGTCGTCTGGCCAAGCTGGCGGACGCACCGTTCATCAAGGTCGAGGCGACCAAGTTCACCGAAGTCGGCTACGTGGGCCGCGACGTGGACAGCATCGTGCGCGATCTGGCGGAAATCGCGATCAAGCAAACGCGCGAAGCCGAAATGAAGAAGGTGCGCACCAAGGCCGAGGATCGCGCCGAGGACCGCATTCTCGATCTGCTGCTGCCGACGGGGCGCGAGTCGTCGCGCGACATTCGCTTCGGTTCGGCCGCGCACGACACCGAGCCGAGCGGCGAGGATAACGCCACGCGCCAGACGTTCCGCAAGCGTCTGCGCGAAGGTGCGCTCGACGACAAGGAAATCGAGCTCGAAGTCGAGATTCCGGCGCAGGGCATGGAAATCATGGGCCCGCCCGGCATGGAAGAGATGACCGAGCAGATCAAGGGCATGTTCGCGAATCTGGGCAACCAGAAGAAAAAGCGTCAGAAGCTCAAGATCAAGGACGCGCTCAAGATCCTGACCGACGAGGAAGCGTCGAAGATGCTCAACGACGAAGAGGTCAAGCAACTGGCCCTGCGCAACGTCGAGCAGAACGGCATTGTGTTCCTCGACGAAATCGACAAGATCGCCACGCGCAGCGAAGTGGGCGGCGGCGACGTGTCGCGTCAGGGGGTGCAGCGCGACCTGCTGCCTCTGGTCGAAGGCACGACCGTGAGCACGAAGTTCGGCATGATCAAGACGGACCACATCCTGTTCATCGCGAGCGGGGCGTTCCATCTGGCCAAGCCGAGCGATCTGATTCCGGAACTGCAGGGGCGCTTCCCGATTCGCGTGGAGCTCGAATCACTGTCGGTCGAGGACTTCGAAGCCATTCTCACGCAGACGGACGCAAGCCTCGTCAAGCAGTATCAGGCCTTGCTCGCCACGGAAGACGTGACGCTCGAGTTCGCGCCGGACGGCATCAAGCGTCTCGCCGAGATCGCGTTCTCGGTCAACGAGAAGACGGAGAACATCGGCGCGCGGCGTCTGTACACCGTCATCGAGAAGCTGCTTGAAGACATTTCGTACACCGCCGGCAAGCAGGCGAACGAGGTAGTGACGATCAACGCCGAGTACGTCAACCGCTTCCTCGAGGAAGTGGCGCAGAACGAGGACCTGTCGCGCTACGTGCTGTAA
- the hslV gene encoding ATP-dependent protease subunit HslV has translation MEQYHGTTIVSVRRGDQVALGGDGQVTLGNIVMKGTARKVRTIYDGKVMVGFAGATADAFSLLDRFEAKLQKHQGHLTRSAVELAKDWRTDRMLRRLEAMMIVADAETTLVITGNGDVLDPEGGVAAIGSGGSYAQAAARALVENTELTPAEIVKKALTIAGEMCIYTNGNHIIESLPPKAAK, from the coding sequence ATGGAGCAATATCACGGCACCACCATCGTCTCCGTTCGACGCGGCGATCAGGTCGCGCTTGGCGGCGACGGACAGGTCACGCTCGGCAATATCGTGATGAAGGGCACGGCGCGCAAGGTGCGCACGATTTACGACGGCAAGGTCATGGTCGGTTTCGCCGGCGCGACGGCTGACGCATTCTCGCTGCTCGACCGCTTCGAAGCGAAGCTGCAGAAACACCAGGGGCACCTGACGCGCTCGGCGGTGGAACTCGCCAAGGACTGGCGCACCGACCGTATGCTGCGCCGACTCGAAGCCATGATGATCGTCGCCGACGCCGAGACCACGCTGGTCATCACCGGCAACGGCGACGTGCTCGATCCCGAGGGCGGTGTGGCGGCGATCGGTTCGGGCGGCTCGTACGCGCAGGCCGCGGCCCGCGCGCTGGTCGAGAACACGGAGCTCACGCCCGCCGAGATCGTCAAGAAAGCGCTGACGATCGCGGGTGAAATGTGCATCTACACCAACGGCAATCACATCATCGAATCGCTGCCGCCGAAGGCAGCGAAGTAA
- a CDS encoding TonB-dependent receptor, whose product MANLVSNAAEASAVSSLASAFTAVSLAVPFVAGHPPARRARRRVKPLPLAAALSVGALALASPSTRAADATPAPSAVPEAVLPATFVTGNPLGRAAAELTVPVTELDGKSLALRRAGTLGETLDGLPGISATSYGPNVSRPIIRGLDGDRIRVLQNGTASLDASSLSYDHAVAQDPLSIERVEIVRGPAALLYGGNAVGGVVNTIDNRIPRESLTGISGATDFSYGGANRERAGAAQLEFGNGQFAFHVDGFARKSADLRIPGFAHSTQRRALDGEEAPQASGTLPNSDGQVSGAAAGASWTWADGYAGLSYSGYDSDYGTVAEEDTRIRLRQQRVALASEVRNLSGPFTAFKFDFGYTDYEHKEIENGETGTTFKNHGYEGRIEARHAKIGPVEGAVGVQFSQNTFSALGEEAFVPKSDTNTVALFALEEWAVDPAVKLSFGARVEHSSVKPTAGGNARFDNLPSRNFTPGSVSAGAVFGLASAWSLAVNTSYTERAPTFYELYANGPHLATGVWEIGSPQASLEKAVSTDVSLRYANGPNKGSVGVFYSRFSNFIALNNTGRTQALDDDTIPVYQYAGVPADLYGVEAEGRARVWQGHGNLDVELRGDYTVGRNRDTGEPLPRIAPLRLTGAIVYGLGRWGARLEVVHASAQGRVPANDLTTSGYTTLGASLTYQFKAGGAQWLAYLKGENLTNQEVRLASSVLRDIAPQGGRAVRVGLRTTF is encoded by the coding sequence ATGGCCAACCTAGTTTCCAACGCCGCGGAAGCCTCCGCGGTGTCTTCGCTCGCCTCTGCCTTCACGGCCGTTTCCCTGGCCGTTCCTTTCGTTGCCGGCCACCCGCCCGCGCGCCGCGCACGCCGTCGGGTGAAGCCGCTACCGCTGGCCGCCGCGCTGAGCGTCGGTGCGCTCGCGCTGGCGAGCCCGTCCACCCGCGCCGCCGATGCCACGCCCGCGCCGAGCGCCGTACCGGAAGCCGTACTGCCCGCCACTTTCGTGACCGGGAACCCGCTCGGGCGCGCGGCCGCGGAGCTGACCGTGCCGGTGACCGAGCTCGACGGCAAATCGCTGGCGCTGCGTCGCGCCGGCACGCTCGGCGAGACACTGGACGGCCTGCCGGGCATCTCGGCCACATCCTACGGCCCGAACGTCAGCCGTCCGATCATCCGCGGCCTCGACGGCGATCGCATTCGCGTGCTGCAAAACGGCACCGCCTCGCTCGATGCCTCGTCGCTGTCCTACGACCATGCCGTGGCGCAGGATCCGCTGTCGATCGAGCGCGTCGAAATCGTGCGCGGCCCCGCCGCGCTGCTTTACGGAGGCAATGCGGTCGGTGGTGTGGTCAACACCATCGACAACCGAATTCCTCGCGAGTCGCTCACAGGGATTTCCGGTGCAACGGACTTCAGCTACGGCGGGGCCAACCGCGAGCGCGCGGGCGCTGCGCAACTCGAATTCGGCAACGGCCAGTTCGCCTTCCATGTCGACGGCTTCGCGCGCAAGAGCGCCGACCTGCGCATTCCCGGCTTCGCCCACTCGACACAGCGTCGCGCACTCGACGGCGAGGAGGCACCGCAAGCGTCCGGCACGCTGCCCAACAGCGACGGGCAGGTCAGCGGGGCGGCTGCCGGGGCGTCGTGGACGTGGGCCGACGGCTACGCCGGGCTGTCGTACTCCGGTTACGACTCCGACTACGGCACCGTTGCCGAGGAAGACACGCGCATTCGCCTGCGTCAGCAGCGCGTGGCGCTGGCAAGCGAGGTGCGCAATCTGAGCGGTCCGTTCACGGCGTTCAAGTTCGACTTCGGTTACACCGACTACGAGCACAAGGAAATCGAAAACGGCGAGACGGGCACGACGTTCAAGAACCATGGCTACGAGGGACGCATCGAAGCGCGTCACGCGAAGATCGGGCCGGTGGAGGGTGCCGTCGGCGTGCAGTTTTCGCAGAACACCTTCTCGGCGCTCGGGGAGGAGGCCTTCGTGCCGAAGAGCGATACGAATACCGTGGCGCTCTTCGCGCTCGAGGAGTGGGCCGTCGATCCGGCGGTGAAGCTTTCGTTCGGCGCACGCGTCGAGCATTCGAGCGTGAAACCGACCGCCGGGGGCAACGCCCGCTTCGACAACCTGCCGTCGCGCAATTTCACGCCGGGCAGCGTATCCGCCGGCGCCGTGTTCGGCCTCGCATCGGCATGGTCGTTGGCGGTGAACACGTCCTACACGGAGCGTGCGCCCACCTTTTACGAGCTCTATGCCAACGGTCCGCATCTGGCGACCGGCGTGTGGGAGATCGGCAGCCCGCAGGCGTCATTGGAAAAGGCTGTGTCGACAGACGTCTCGCTGCGCTACGCAAACGGCCCGAACAAGGGCAGCGTGGGCGTCTTCTACAGCCGCTTCTCGAACTTCATTGCGCTGAACAATACCGGCCGCACGCAGGCGCTCGACGACGACACGATTCCCGTCTACCAATATGCTGGCGTGCCCGCCGACCTCTATGGTGTGGAAGCCGAAGGCCGGGCGCGTGTCTGGCAGGGCCATGGCAACCTCGACGTCGAACTGCGCGGCGACTACACCGTGGGCCGCAATCGCGATACGGGCGAACCTCTGCCGCGCATCGCGCCGTTGCGTCTGACGGGAGCGATTGTGTACGGGTTGGGGCGTTGGGGCGCCCGGCTCGAAGTGGTGCACGCGAGCGCGCAGGGCCGTGTGCCGGCCAACGACCTCACGACGAGCGGCTACACCACGCTCGGCGCGTCGCTCACGTACCAGTTCAAGGCGGGCGGTGCGCAGTGGCTGGCCTACCTCAAGGGCGAAAACCTGACCAACCAGGAAGTGCGTCTGGCGAGTTCGGTGCTGCGCGACATTGCGCCGCAGGGCGGTCGCGCGGTGCGGGTGGGGCTGCGCACCACATTCTGA
- the dksA gene encoding RNA polymerase-binding protein DksA yields the protein MSKKRLLTEAEILKMGEKDYMNEEQLAFFKDRLENLQAEILRNAGQTTENLRETVVVPDPADRATIEEEHALELRTRDRERKLLKKVQQSLARIESGEYGWCEETGEPIGVPRLLARPTATLSLEAQERRELRQKLFGD from the coding sequence ATGAGCAAGAAAAGACTTTTGACCGAGGCCGAAATTCTGAAGATGGGCGAGAAGGACTACATGAATGAAGAACAACTCGCCTTCTTCAAGGATCGTCTGGAAAATCTGCAAGCTGAAATTCTGCGCAACGCCGGTCAGACGACCGAAAACCTTCGCGAAACCGTCGTCGTGCCGGATCCCGCCGATCGCGCCACGATCGAGGAAGAGCACGCTCTGGAGCTTCGCACCCGCGATCGCGAACGCAAGCTGCTGAAGAAGGTCCAGCAGTCGCTCGCCCGCATCGAGTCCGGCGAATACGGCTGGTGCGAGGAAACCGGCGAGCCGATCGGCGTGCCGCGTCTGCTTGCCCGTCCGACGGCCACGCTGTCGCTCGAAGCGCAGGAGCGCCGCGAACTGCGCCAGAAGCTGTTCGGCGACTGA
- a CDS encoding CobW family GTP-binding protein: protein MTPVTILTGFLGSGKTTLLKRILTEAHGMKIAVIENEFGEENIDNDILVQDNAEQIVQMSNGCICCTIRGDLVQALSDLNSQRDAGTIQFDRVVIETTGLANPGPVAQTFFIDDEVADTYRLDAIITLVDAKHGQQQLDQHEVVQRQVGFADRLFITKADLVTPEALDDLKHRLAHMNPRAPQQVVDFGQADLKEIFDIHGFNLNDKLDIDPEFLAADEHSHDHDHHDHDHDHDHANCDHDHGQCAHEGHDHGHHHHHHAHHDDAIKSFVFRSDKAFDPAKLEDFLGSILQVYGERLLRYKGVLNMRGIDRRVVFQGVHQMMGSDVGAKWQPGETPNTKMVFIGAELPKDIILQGLERCLV, encoded by the coding sequence ATGACCCCCGTCACCATCCTGACCGGTTTTCTCGGCAGTGGGAAAACCACGCTGCTCAAGCGCATCCTGACCGAAGCGCACGGCATGAAGATCGCCGTCATCGAAAATGAGTTCGGCGAAGAGAACATCGACAATGACATCCTCGTGCAGGACAACGCCGAGCAAATCGTGCAAATGAGCAACGGCTGCATCTGCTGCACGATCCGGGGCGACCTGGTGCAGGCGCTGTCGGACCTGAACAGCCAGCGCGACGCCGGCACGATCCAGTTCGACCGGGTTGTGATCGAGACCACGGGATTGGCCAACCCGGGCCCGGTGGCCCAGACGTTCTTCATCGACGACGAGGTGGCCGACACCTACCGGCTCGACGCGATCATCACGCTGGTCGACGCCAAGCACGGCCAGCAGCAACTCGACCAGCACGAAGTGGTGCAGCGTCAGGTCGGCTTCGCCGACCGGTTGTTCATCACCAAGGCCGATCTGGTCACGCCCGAGGCGCTCGACGACCTGAAGCACCGCCTCGCGCACATGAACCCGCGGGCGCCGCAGCAGGTGGTCGATTTCGGGCAGGCCGACCTCAAGGAAATCTTCGATATCCACGGCTTCAACCTGAACGACAAGCTCGACATCGATCCCGAATTCCTCGCAGCCGACGAGCATTCGCACGACCACGATCACCACGACCATGACCATGACCACGATCACGCGAATTGCGATCACGATCATGGCCAGTGCGCCCACGAAGGGCACGACCACGGGCACCACCACCATCACCACGCCCACCACGACGACGCCATCAAGTCGTTCGTGTTCCGTAGCGACAAGGCATTCGATCCGGCCAAGCTCGAGGATTTCCTCGGGAGCATCCTGCAGGTGTACGGCGAACGCTTATTGCGTTATAAAGGCGTATTAAACATGCGTGGCATCGACCGCCGGGTCGTGTTCCAGGGCGTGCACCAGATGATGGGCAGCGACGTGGGCGCGAAATGGCAACCCGGTGAGACGCCGAACACCAAGATGGTGTTCATTGGTGCCGAGCTGCCGAAAGACATCATCCTGCAAGGGCTGGAGCGCTGTCTGGTCTGA
- a CDS encoding Fur family transcriptional regulator yields the protein MSLTQLQPYLEAARASLQEQSGRVTSGRVRVLALLLKAGRPLTHQEVLADLATDADPLDRVTAYRVLDWLVAQGWAIKQAGDDRIFRFVMAEHVDPQRGASPRPHTQHGHFRCVRCHRTFCLDDWPQHPQLSERELKRLPRGFVGEQVELLIHGTCAQCAGAPN from the coding sequence ATGAGCCTTACTCAACTACAACCGTATCTGGAAGCCGCCCGCGCGAGCTTGCAGGAGCAATCGGGCCGCGTGACTTCGGGGCGTGTACGTGTGCTGGCGCTGCTGCTCAAGGCAGGCCGCCCGCTCACCCATCAGGAAGTGCTGGCCGACCTGGCGACCGACGCCGATCCGCTCGACCGCGTGACGGCCTATCGCGTGCTCGACTGGCTGGTCGCGCAGGGCTGGGCCATCAAGCAGGCCGGCGACGACCGCATTTTCCGCTTCGTCATGGCGGAGCACGTCGACCCCCAGCGCGGGGCTTCGCCCCGGCCGCATACGCAGCACGGTCATTTCCGCTGTGTACGCTGCCATCGCACTTTCTGCCTTGACGATTGGCCCCAGCATCCCCAATTGAGTGAGCGCGAACTCAAGCGCCTGCCCAGGGGGTTCGTGGGCGAACAGGTCGAGCTGCTGATTCACGGCACCTGCGCGCAGTGCGCGGGCGCCCCCAACTGA
- a CDS encoding DMT family transporter, with amino-acid sequence MSPTALALVVTAAFLHATWNFLAKRIDTREGGGPQLVFMYALSTVVLYTPLALYFLIGSHADWPNALGWGVIALSAFLHYGYTLVLQRGYRVGDLSVVYPLARGTGPLLSSLGAIVLLGERPGWLALSGIALVVGGVLIIAGGERLFRRGSMHAGAGWGVLTGGFIAAYTLADAYAMRSLLLAPLVYYYLENVLRVALSAPAACARPARMVMLWRANWRKIVLISLISPMSYFLILTALKYAPVSHVAPAREMSMMIAALLGVRVLREGEVHRRIGGAVLIALGVVALTLG; translated from the coding sequence ATGTCGCCCACCGCTCTCGCCCTCGTCGTCACCGCCGCATTCCTGCACGCCACCTGGAATTTCCTCGCCAAGCGCATCGACACGCGTGAAGGAGGTGGCCCGCAGCTCGTCTTCATGTACGCGCTGTCCACGGTCGTGCTCTATACGCCGCTCGCCCTGTATTTCCTGATCGGCTCGCATGCCGACTGGCCGAACGCACTCGGCTGGGGCGTCATCGCGCTGAGCGCCTTTCTGCACTACGGCTACACGCTGGTGCTCCAGCGAGGTTACCGGGTGGGCGACCTGTCAGTGGTGTATCCGCTTGCGCGCGGCACCGGCCCGCTGCTGTCGTCGCTGGGGGCCATCGTGCTGCTCGGGGAGCGTCCGGGCTGGCTCGCGCTGAGCGGCATCGCCCTGGTGGTGGGCGGCGTGCTGATCATTGCGGGCGGCGAGCGCCTGTTCCGGCGCGGCAGCATGCACGCGGGCGCCGGCTGGGGCGTGCTGACGGGCGGTTTCATCGCGGCCTACACGCTCGCCGACGCCTACGCCATGCGCTCCCTGCTGCTGGCTCCGCTCGTCTATTACTACCTGGAAAACGTGCTGCGCGTCGCGCTCTCCGCGCCGGCGGCCTGCGCGCGGCCGGCCCGCATGGTCATGCTATGGCGGGCGAACTGGCGCAAGATCGTGCTGATCTCCCTGATCTCGCCCATGTCGTACTTTCTGATCCTCACGGCGCTGAAGTACGCCCCGGTCTCGCACGTGGCCCCGGCCCGGGAGATGTCGATGATGATCGCCGCGCTGCTCGGGGTGCGCGTGCTGCGAGAGGGCGAAGTGCACCGCCGTATCGGCGGCGCCGTCCTCATTGCGCTCGGTGTGGTGGCGCTGACGCTCGGCTGA
- a CDS encoding class I SAM-dependent rRNA methyltransferase: protein MNTLTLKPGKEKSLLRRHPWIYATAVARVDGKPTSGATVVVRAADGRFLARAAFSPVSAIRARVWTFDEGEPVDHAFFKRRVSAALAYRQQMVRDTGATRLIFGEADGLPGLIVDRYQSAPGAPVSDQLVCQFMAAGVEAWKDAIVNALVGATGCPNVYERSDAAVREREGLPSLTGVLAGAEPPQAPDLLTTHECGVKYYVDVRNGHKTGFYVDQRDNRLLVQQQARGRDVLNCFCYTGGFSLAALAGGAQSVLSIDSSGEALAIGARNVELNGFDAARAEWRDADVFKTLRALRDEGRTFDMIVLDPPKFAPSAHHVERAARAYKDINMAGFRLLRQGGQLLTYSCSGAIDADLFQKIVAGAAVDAGVDARILRRLSAGMDHPMLTQFPEGEYLKGLWLQRM, encoded by the coding sequence ATGAATACCTTGACCCTCAAGCCCGGCAAAGAAAAGTCCTTGCTGCGCCGTCACCCCTGGATTTACGCCACCGCCGTGGCGCGCGTGGACGGCAAGCCGACTTCCGGCGCAACGGTCGTGGTGCGCGCGGCGGACGGCCGCTTCCTCGCCCGCGCCGCCTTCAGTCCGGTCTCGGCCATTCGCGCCCGCGTGTGGACGTTCGACGAGGGCGAGCCGGTCGACCACGCATTCTTCAAGCGTCGTGTGAGTGCCGCGCTCGCCTATCGGCAGCAGATGGTGCGCGACACGGGCGCCACGCGCCTGATCTTCGGCGAGGCCGACGGGCTCCCCGGACTGATCGTCGACCGCTACCAATCGGCGCCCGGCGCTCCGGTGTCCGATCAGCTCGTGTGCCAGTTCATGGCCGCGGGCGTGGAAGCCTGGAAGGACGCCATCGTGAACGCCCTCGTCGGCGCAACCGGCTGCCCCAATGTCTATGAGCGCTCCGACGCCGCCGTGCGCGAGCGCGAAGGCCTGCCGAGCCTCACCGGCGTGCTGGCCGGCGCCGAGCCGCCGCAGGCGCCTGACCTGCTCACCACCCACGAGTGCGGCGTGAAGTATTACGTCGACGTGCGCAACGGCCACAAGACCGGCTTCTACGTCGACCAGCGCGACAACCGTCTGCTCGTGCAGCAACAGGCCAGGGGCCGCGACGTACTGAACTGCTTCTGCTACACGGGCGGGTTTTCGCTGGCGGCGCTGGCCGGCGGCGCCCAAAGCGTGCTGTCGATCGATTCGTCGGGCGAAGCGCTGGCGATCGGCGCGCGCAACGTCGAACTCAACGGCTTCGACGCCGCTCGCGCCGAGTGGCGCGATGCCGATGTGTTCAAGACGTTGCGCGCGTTGCGCGACGAGGGCCGCACGTTCGACATGATCGTGCTCGATCCGCCCAAATTCGCGCCGTCGGCGCATCACGTGGAGCGTGCCGCACGCGCGTACAAGGACATCAACATGGCCGGCTTCAGGCTGCTGCGCCAGGGCGGCCAGTTGCTCACGTACTCATGCTCGGGCGCCATCGACGCCGACCTGTTCCAGAAGATCGTGGCCGGCGCGGCCGTCGATGCCGGTGTCGACGCGCGCATTCTGCGCCGTCTCTCAGCCGGCATGGATCACCCGATGCTGACCCAGTTTCCCGAAGGTGAATACCTCAAGGGGCTTTGGTTGCAGCGCATGTAA
- the xerC gene encoding tyrosine recombinase XerC: MSARQAASGKAKARTPAGAGDGGPDGNTPPLEPGIRAYLTSLASERKLAGLTLENYTRDLRQLQRLAGGRALESLQHGDIRRFVMQLHGEGLVGRSIARKLSAWRGYFAWLAQRTALVANPVEGVRAPKQPKPLPKALSPDQASALVEFESGTSAEAVRNRAMFELLYSSGLRLSELTSLDHRYVDADGYRSISWLDLPEREVVVTGKGNKRRRVPVGEKAAQALAQWLDKRAPLATAEPHALFLSARGKRIGSRAVQQGLAHHAQAAGLPTHVHPHMLRHSFATHVLQSSGDLRAVQEMLGHSNISTTQIYTKLDFQHLAKVYDQAHPRSRKKP, translated from the coding sequence ATGTCAGCCCGGCAGGCCGCGTCCGGCAAGGCGAAAGCCCGCACGCCGGCCGGCGCCGGCGACGGTGGACCCGACGGCAACACGCCACCGCTGGAACCCGGCATTCGCGCCTATCTCACCTCGCTGGCCAGCGAGCGCAAGCTCGCCGGCCTCACCCTGGAAAACTACACGCGCGACCTGCGTCAGTTGCAGCGTCTGGCGGGCGGACGTGCGCTCGAGTCACTGCAGCACGGCGATATTCGCCGGTTCGTGATGCAACTGCACGGCGAGGGCCTCGTCGGCCGCTCCATCGCACGCAAGCTCTCGGCGTGGCGCGGATACTTCGCATGGCTCGCGCAGCGCACCGCGCTCGTGGCCAATCCCGTCGAAGGCGTGCGTGCGCCGAAGCAGCCCAAGCCCTTGCCCAAGGCGCTCTCACCCGATCAGGCTTCGGCGCTCGTCGAGTTCGAATCCGGCACGTCGGCCGAGGCCGTGCGCAACCGCGCGATGTTCGAATTGCTGTATTCGTCGGGGCTGCGGCTCTCCGAGCTCACGAGCCTGGACCATCGCTACGTCGACGCCGATGGATACCGCTCGATCAGTTGGCTCGACCTGCCGGAGCGCGAAGTGGTTGTCACCGGCAAGGGGAACAAGCGTCGACGGGTGCCCGTGGGCGAGAAAGCCGCGCAGGCGCTGGCCCAGTGGCTCGACAAGCGTGCACCGCTTGCCACCGCCGAGCCGCATGCGCTGTTCCTGTCGGCACGCGGCAAACGCATCGGGTCGCGCGCGGTGCAGCAGGGGCTCGCGCATCACGCGCAGGCGGCCGGACTGCCCACGCACGTGCATCCGCACATGCTGCGCCACTCGTTCGCCACGCATGTGTTGCAGTCCTCGGGCGATCTGCGCGCAGTGCAGGAAATGCTCGGCCACAGCAACATTTCCACGACACAGATCTACACGAAGCTCGACTTCCAGCATCTCGCCAAGGTCTACGATCAGGCGCATCCGCGCTCGCGCAAGAAGCCCTGA
- a CDS encoding DUF484 family protein has protein sequence MNDRDIAEYLIAHPDFFERHAELLAGVRLTSPHGQRAVSLQERQIEMQREKTKQIERRLAELMRYGHENDDISAKLHRWTLGLLGERDPHALPEAIARGLRDVFNVPYAAVRLWSVAAPYQPADFARSVSEEVKIFASSLVTPYCGANTGFEAVTWLGAPSDPASVALLALRDPQVTDGPVFGLLVMGSEDARRFHEGMATDFLTQIGELAGAALGKLRAHD, from the coding sequence ATGAACGACCGAGATATTGCGGAATACCTGATTGCGCATCCCGACTTCTTCGAGCGCCATGCCGAATTGCTAGCCGGCGTGCGGCTCACCAGCCCGCACGGCCAGCGCGCGGTGTCGCTGCAGGAGCGCCAGATCGAGATGCAGCGCGAGAAGACCAAGCAGATCGAGCGGCGCCTCGCCGAACTGATGCGCTACGGCCACGAGAACGACGACATCTCGGCCAAGCTGCACCGCTGGACGCTCGGCCTTCTCGGCGAGCGTGATCCGCATGCGTTGCCCGAGGCGATTGCCCGCGGCCTGCGCGACGTCTTCAACGTACCGTACGCCGCCGTGCGTCTGTGGAGCGTGGCTGCGCCTTATCAGCCGGCCGATTTCGCCCGCAGCGTGAGCGAGGAAGTGAAGATCTTCGCGTCGAGCCTGGTCACGCCGTATTGCGGTGCGAACACCGGTTTCGAAGCCGTGACGTGGCTCGGCGCGCCGAGCGATCCCGCGTCGGTGGCGCTGCTTGCGCTTCGCGATCCGCAGGTCACCGACGGGCCGGTCTTCGGCCTGCTCGTGATGGGCTCGGAAGACGCGCGCCGTTTCCACGAGGGCATGGCGACCGACTTCCTGACGCAGATCGGCGAGCTGGCCGGCGCGGCGCTGGGCAAGCTGCGCGCGCACGACTGA